One genomic window of Cololabis saira isolate AMF1-May2022 chromosome 3, fColSai1.1, whole genome shotgun sequence includes the following:
- the LOC133441165 gene encoding secretory phospholipase A2 receptor-like isoform X1 — MGRILNVIVLTGLCHLPFCALQYVLYPYNKTWNEAQTYCREHCVDLGSFKFLDDMKHILDVLKDHYLDAAWFGLMKGDTMNWHWSIGGRYFYKDGEKDYVTPSDQDLDYYCRVSEGSTVHGHPCDSAHYSICYNASKIGDDRYVLHTEELSWNDALDYCRSHSSDLTSIRNIAEHNVIQNKAGGKIVWIGSFKDPWTWSDQSSYSVRDWVDGKAVFSEDEESCVAVIKSASGRWEPRDCAEKHRFFCNCTETGSEETTEEPTEEFTGNQSFIIVRINGQDSTLDLSDSAVQDSILEQMKKVNGAGGWKLRWKKQPDGNVFVKETP, encoded by the exons ATGGGAAGGATCCTAAATGTAATTGTTCTCACAG GACTGTGCCATCTGCCTTTCTGTGCCCTCCAATACGTCTTATACCCATATAACAAAACCTGGAATGAGGCGCAGACCTACTGCAGAGAGCACTGTGTTGACTTGGGCTCGTTCAAGTTCCTGGACGATATGAAGCACATACTTGAcgttttaaaggaccattacctTGATGCTGCGTGGTTTGGGCTCATGAAAGGGGACACCATGAACTGGCACTGGTCTATCGGGGGCAGATATTTCTACAAGGACGGAGAGAAAGATTATGTGACCCCTAGTGACCAGGATCTAGATTATTACTGTAGAGTTTCAGAAGGTTCCACAGTGCACGGACACCCTTGTGATTCAGCCCACTACTCAATCTGCTACAATG CATCAAAAATTGGTGACGATCGGTACGTTCTGCACACAGAGGAACTGTCTTGGAACGACGCTCTAGATTACTGCAGAAGCCACTCCTCCGACCTGACCAGTATAAGGAATATTGCTGAGCATAATGTTATCCAGAATAAAGCTGGAGGCAAAATCGTTTGGATCGGCTCCTTCAAGGATCCCTGGACTTGGTCGGACCAGAGTTCCTACTCGGTGAGAGACTGGGTAGATGGGAAAGCAGTTTTCAGTGAGGACGAAGAGAGCTGCGTGGCTGTGATCAAGAGTGCATCTGGTAGATGGGAACCTCGGGACTGTGCAGAAAAACATCGCTTCTTCTGTAACTGCACGGAAACAGGTTCAG AGGAAACCACAGAGGAACCCACAGAGGAATTCACAGGAAATCAGAGTTTCATCATAGTGAGGATAAATGGACAAGACTCAACTTTGGATCTTAGTGACTCTGCAGTGCAAGACAGCATCTTGGAGCAG ATGAAGAAGGTTAATGGAGCTGGAGGATGGAAGTTACGATGGAAAAAGCAACCTGATGGAAACGTTTTTGTCAAGGAAACTCCCTGA
- the LOC133441165 gene encoding secretory phospholipase A2 receptor-like isoform X2 — MGRILNVIVLTGLCHLPFCALQYVLYPYNKTWNEAQTYCREHCVDLGSFKFLDDMKHILDVLKDHYLDAAWFGLMKGDTMNWHWSIGGRYFYKDGEKDYVTPSDQDLDYYCRVSEGSTVHGHPCDSAHYSICYNASKIGDDRYVLHTEELSWNDALDYCRSHSSDLTSIRNIAEHNVIQNKAGGKIVWIGSFKDPWTWSDQSSYSVRDWVDGKAVFSEDEESCVAVIKSASGRWEPRDCAEKHRFFCNCTETEETTEEPTEEFTGNQSFIIVRINGQDSTLDLSDSAVQDSILEQMKKVNGAGGWKLRWKKQPDGNVFVKETP, encoded by the exons ATGGGAAGGATCCTAAATGTAATTGTTCTCACAG GACTGTGCCATCTGCCTTTCTGTGCCCTCCAATACGTCTTATACCCATATAACAAAACCTGGAATGAGGCGCAGACCTACTGCAGAGAGCACTGTGTTGACTTGGGCTCGTTCAAGTTCCTGGACGATATGAAGCACATACTTGAcgttttaaaggaccattacctTGATGCTGCGTGGTTTGGGCTCATGAAAGGGGACACCATGAACTGGCACTGGTCTATCGGGGGCAGATATTTCTACAAGGACGGAGAGAAAGATTATGTGACCCCTAGTGACCAGGATCTAGATTATTACTGTAGAGTTTCAGAAGGTTCCACAGTGCACGGACACCCTTGTGATTCAGCCCACTACTCAATCTGCTACAATG CATCAAAAATTGGTGACGATCGGTACGTTCTGCACACAGAGGAACTGTCTTGGAACGACGCTCTAGATTACTGCAGAAGCCACTCCTCCGACCTGACCAGTATAAGGAATATTGCTGAGCATAATGTTATCCAGAATAAAGCTGGAGGCAAAATCGTTTGGATCGGCTCCTTCAAGGATCCCTGGACTTGGTCGGACCAGAGTTCCTACTCGGTGAGAGACTGGGTAGATGGGAAAGCAGTTTTCAGTGAGGACGAAGAGAGCTGCGTGGCTGTGATCAAGAGTGCATCTGGTAGATGGGAACCTCGGGACTGTGCAGAAAAACATCGCTTCTTCTGTAACTGCACGGAAACAG AGGAAACCACAGAGGAACCCACAGAGGAATTCACAGGAAATCAGAGTTTCATCATAGTGAGGATAAATGGACAAGACTCAACTTTGGATCTTAGTGACTCTGCAGTGCAAGACAGCATCTTGGAGCAG ATGAAGAAGGTTAATGGAGCTGGAGGATGGAAGTTACGATGGAAAAAGCAACCTGATGGAAACGTTTTTGTCAAGGAAACTCCCTGA